The proteins below come from a single Haemorhous mexicanus isolate bHaeMex1 chromosome 18, bHaeMex1.pri, whole genome shotgun sequence genomic window:
- the REM1 gene encoding GTP-binding protein REM 1: MTLNTQPGCRSPLRRRASTPLPRPGGSGAASRSEPFHPQLGHTASEPGGRAPRSSWCPDSSGSPRLREPRYRVVLLGDPGVGKTSLVNLFAGVQERDPLDQHGGVAYERRLTVDGEETTLLVLDTWESEQRDEESQRRSHCLQIGNAYIIVYSVTDRDSFESASELRIHLRRARQAEDIPIILVGNKTDLVRCREVSEEEGQACAAVFDCKFIETSAALQHNVDELFEGVVRQIRLRQGGKKSHRHPLPSQKHKESLASRARHFLDRLVARNSSKVGLKVRSKSCHDLSVL; encoded by the exons ATGACCCTGAACACGCAGCCCGGATGCAGGAGCCCGCTGCGGCGGAGGGCCAGCACCCCGCTCCCGCGGCCGGGTGGCTCTGGGGCCGCTTCGCGGAGTGAGCCCTTTCACCCCCAGCTCGGCCACACCGCCTCCGAGCCGGGCGGCAGGGCCCCCCGCAGCAGCTGGTGCCCTGACTCCTCGGGGTCCCCAAGGCTCAGGGAGCCCCGGTACCgagtggtgctgctgggtgacCCCGGCGTGGGGAAGACCAGCCTGGTCAACCTCTTCGCCGGCGTCCAGGAAAGGGACCCGCTGGACCAGCACGGAG GGGTCGCGTACGAGCGCAGGCTGACCGTGGATGGCGAGGAGACCACGCTGCTGGTGCTGGACACCTGGGAGTCAGAGCAGCGG GATGAGGAGAGCCAGCGCCGTAGCCACTGCCTGCAGATAGGGAATGCCTACATCATCGTTTACTCTGTCACTGACCGGGACAGCTTCGAGAGCGCCTCGGAGCTGCGCATCCACCTGCGCCGCGCACGCCAGGCTGAGGACATCCCCATCATCCTGGTGGGGAACAAAACCGACCTGGTGCGCTGCCGGGAGGTGTCAGAGGAAG AGGGCcaggcctgtgctgctgtcttCGACTGCAAGTTCATTGAGACGTCGGCGGCTCTGCAGCACAACGTGGATGAGCTCTTCGAGGGGGTGGTGCGGCAGATCCGCCTCCGCCAAGGGGGCAAAAAGTCCCACCggcaccccctgcccagccagaaGCACAAGGAGAGCCTTGCCAGCAGAGCCCGGCACTTCCTCGACAGGCTGGTggccaggaacagcagcaaagtGGGCCTCAAGGTCCGATCCAAGTCCTGCCATGACCTGTCTGTGCTCTGA